In Xyrauchen texanus isolate HMW12.3.18 chromosome 23, RBS_HiC_50CHRs, whole genome shotgun sequence, a genomic segment contains:
- the LOC127617331 gene encoding NK1 transcription factor-related protein 1-like, with amino-acid sequence MNREKVQVGDSIVPTAPGVIVVAPQDGMDEKRLAAAELPVFSCAGGRDAESRDTSPRHEPAPPGAPPTGHRTTSFSVLDILDPNKFTSKRQAPNRTEFAFGEENRGNDDSNHTIEHKSYPEDYDCKKSSGILKDGFVFRSDECENDFPRGNQSDSELQDDLCSEESSALTGNNDAEFGHHEDDDPLNKSPDGQQSQQSASNGQNHSTKPKRKRTGSDSKSGKPRRARTAFTYEQLVALENKFKSTRYLSVCERLNLALSLSLTETQVKIWFQNRRTKWKKQNPGADTSAPTGGSGGGPNGLSNGLGSLSPLSQSPPMSGHLSMHTSYPGHTPGGLVCTAQLPFLPGHAVLSPFMLGSQTYGAPTFYAPHL; translated from the exons ATGAACAGGGAGAAGGTGCAGGTCGGCGACTCCATCGTGCCTACTGCGCCCGGCGTTATCGTGGTCGCTCCGCAGGACGGCATGGACGAGAAGCGCCTCGCTGCAGCTGAATTGCCGGTGTTTTCCTGCGCTGGAGGGAGAGACGCGGAGAGCAGAGACACCTCGCCGAGACATGAACCTGCGCCCCCGGGCGCGCCGCCAACCGGTCACCGGACCACCTCGTTCTCGGTTCTGGACATTTTGGACCCGAATAAGTTTACTAGTAAGAGGCAAGCGCCCAACAGGACAGAATTCGCGTTTggtgaagaaaacagaggaaacgATGACTCGAATCACACGATCGAGCACAAGTCTTATCCAGAGGACTACGACTGTAAAAAATCGTCGGGAATTTTAA AGGATGGGTTCGTGTTCCGATCAGATGAATGTGAGAATGATTTTCCCCGAGGGAATCAGTCAGACAGCGAGCTTCAGGATGATTTGTGCAGCGAGGAGAGCAGCGCCCTGACTGGAAACAACGACGCTGAATTTGGACATCATGAGGACGACGACCCGTTAAATAAAAGCCCAGACGGACAGCAGAGTCAGCAGTCAGCCTCAAACGGACAGAATCACTCAACCAAACCCAAACGGAAGCGCACCGGCTCGGACTCAAAGTCTGGCAAACCCAGAAGAGCCCGGACTGCGTTCACGTACGAGCAGCTGGTGGCTCTGGAGAACAAATTCAAGTCGACGCGCTACCTGTCCGTGTGCGAACGGCTCAATCTGGCGCTGTCCTTGAGTTTGACAGAGACCCAGGTGAAAATATGGTTTCAGAACCGCCGGACCAAGTGGAAGAAACAGAACCCGGGCGCGGACACGAGCGCACCGACCGGTGGGAGCGGAGGGGGACCGAATGGCCTGAGCAACGGTTTGGGGAGCCTGAGTCCACTGAGCCAGTCTCCTCCTATGAGCGGCCACCTGTCCATGCACACCAGCTATCCGGGTCACACGCCCGGAGGACTAGTCTGTACCGCCCAGTTGCCCTTTCTACCGGGCCATGCAGTACTGTCACCCTTCATGCTGGGCTCTCAAACTTATGGAGCACCAACATTTTACGCGCCGCACTTATAA